A portion of the Natronococcus sp. AD-5 genome contains these proteins:
- a CDS encoding winged helix-turn-helix domain-containing protein produces MAQSTTPTGTPPIEQLRTLVDLLENPTLARIYIYVLQTDGATVENLITNLDIPQGTAYDYTGKLEEGGLITKTREERPYEFAAEPLSITLTTDGEARTITAELVDAVGRREVVEDIDVYLDRHGIDGLATALEYAHEYVDGTVNHRIMARELDLSPLEAEIILQALEPVVLRHRNDE; encoded by the coding sequence ATGGCTCAATCTACGACGCCCACTGGGACGCCCCCCATCGAGCAACTTCGGACGCTCGTGGACCTACTCGAAAATCCGACGCTTGCCCGCATCTACATCTATGTGCTGCAGACTGACGGAGCCACCGTCGAAAACCTAATTACTAATCTGGATATCCCACAAGGAACCGCCTACGATTATACTGGGAAACTCGAGGAGGGTGGGTTGATAACAAAAACGCGTGAAGAGCGGCCGTATGAATTCGCAGCTGAACCACTTTCGATCACGCTCACGACGGATGGTGAAGCGCGCACGATCACTGCTGAACTCGTTGACGCAGTCGGCCGTCGTGAAGTAGTTGAGGATATCGATGTCTATCTCGACCGACATGGGATCGATGGCCTTGCAACCGCGCTCGAGTATGCTCACGAGTATGTCGACGGCACGGTCAATCATCGCATCATGGCTCGTGAACTCGACCTCTCTCCACTCGAAGCAGAGATCATTTTGCAGGCACTCGAGCCGGTCGTTCTCCGGCACCGCAACGACGAATGA
- a CDS encoding universal stress protein, producing MAPTCTHRTKRPPQNVLVLTDGTDRANRKVEWEIIFSDFPGTTIHWIEVLDCLDSGVIIRNRTEIAQNDRERQRQSRISVALYWMTVHDQEYTPAIDVLHGVPHEALLDYIETNATGRIVMSVSEPTDLNRSFVGRTFAKVDCVTTVPVEIIGRTSDSHESQCEVDLLTVVQRT from the coding sequence ATGGCTCCGACCTGCACCCACCGGACCAAGCGTCCCCCTCAAAACGTGCTCGTGCTTACGGATGGAACCGATCGGGCAAATCGGAAGGTGGAATGGGAGATCATCTTCAGTGACTTTCCCGGAACGACAATTCATTGGATCGAAGTTCTTGACTGCCTCGATTCGGGCGTGATCATCCGCAATCGCACCGAAATCGCTCAGAACGACCGTGAACGACAGAGACAATCACGTATAAGTGTAGCACTGTATTGGATGACGGTTCACGATCAGGAGTACACACCCGCGATTGACGTGCTTCACGGCGTGCCACATGAGGCGCTCCTCGACTACATTGAGACGAACGCGACCGGCCGTATCGTCATGAGCGTAAGTGAACCGACCGACCTCAACCGATCATTTGTCGGTCGTACATTCGCTAAGGTGGATTGCGTTACTACCGTTCCCGTGGAAATTATCGGCAGAACGAGCGATTCACATGAATCTCAGTGTGAAGTCGACCTTCTCACAGTGGTTCAGCGCACGTGA
- a CDS encoding MarR family transcriptional regulator has protein sequence MGTSGSLHQEITQKGSWDDIRDLPPSAKLVAKVLEYNDAMTQQQIADETLLPSRTVRYALNRLDEENVVDSQFSFSDARKRLYSLDIE, from the coding sequence ATGGGTACGTCAGGATCACTGCATCAGGAAATTACTCAAAAGGGGTCATGGGACGACATCCGCGATCTGCCACCGAGCGCCAAACTCGTCGCAAAGGTCCTAGAGTATAACGATGCGATGACCCAACAACAGATTGCCGACGAGACGCTTCTGCCGTCCCGGACAGTTCGCTATGCCCTGAATCGCCTCGACGAGGAGAACGTCGTTGACTCCCAGTTCTCGTTCTCGGACGCCCGCAAGCGCCTGTACAGCCTCGATATCGAGTAA
- a CDS encoding high-potential iron-sulfur protein has protein sequence MERFDTNPTENTSNRSTGHGSRKPSKNQNSPREDETKKTREPEAIHARVPRRRFVQLVGTGSILSIAGCSDISGKAAKDQVNYQDHPKGDQQCSNCQYYTSPRDGENAGTCSRVEGAIAPDDWCNIYYSG, from the coding sequence ATGGAGCGATTCGATACAAACCCGACCGAGAACACGTCCAACCGATCGACGGGGCACGGTAGTCGTAAACCTTCGAAAAATCAAAACTCACCGCGAGAGGACGAGACGAAAAAGACTCGAGAGCCCGAAGCGATTCACGCAAGGGTCCCTCGCCGTCGGTTCGTTCAATTAGTTGGAACCGGGAGTATTCTCTCTATTGCGGGCTGTTCGGATATTAGCGGCAAGGCGGCGAAAGATCAAGTAAACTACCAGGACCATCCCAAAGGAGACCAGCAGTGTTCGAACTGTCAGTATTACACTTCCCCCCGAGACGGTGAGAATGCGGGCACGTGTAGCCGTGTAGAAGGCGCTATCGCACCTGACGACTGGTGCAACATCTACTACAGCGGGTAA
- a CDS encoding helix-turn-helix domain-containing protein: protein MSSREQLGGPFRLSTEYPDDEFRMLSAHPSEDGLLVVLEATMADPTIILDLFENAPETRVSSYEVLHTDKHTVLLQFQLPFIPPPYRALFASGNIPQFPYTIEDGWIVCDLTTSQERLSQFKAELEETGFTFEVVRVTQSVDPTDLLTDRQRQFMSEAIECGYYDSPRECSLTGLADDLGISKSTVSVVLHRAEETIVKEFFAKSVE, encoded by the coding sequence ATGTCCTCTCGAGAACAACTCGGCGGCCCATTCAGGCTATCGACCGAGTATCCGGATGATGAATTTCGGATGTTGAGTGCTCATCCGTCTGAGGACGGATTACTCGTTGTGTTGGAAGCGACGATGGCAGATCCGACGATCATCCTCGATTTGTTTGAGAACGCTCCAGAAACAAGGGTTTCCTCGTATGAAGTGCTTCACACCGACAAGCATACAGTCTTACTCCAGTTTCAGCTTCCGTTCATTCCACCGCCATATCGGGCGCTTTTCGCTTCGGGCAATATACCACAGTTCCCCTATACGATCGAGGACGGCTGGATAGTTTGTGATCTTACCACCTCGCAAGAACGATTGTCGCAGTTCAAAGCAGAGTTAGAGGAAACGGGGTTCACATTTGAGGTCGTCAGAGTCACCCAGTCTGTCGATCCAACCGACCTCCTGACTGACCGCCAGCGACAGTTTATGAGCGAAGCCATCGAGTGCGGATACTACGATAGCCCCCGGGAATGTTCGCTCACGGGCCTCGCTGACGATCTGGGTATTAGCAAGTCGACCGTGAGCGTCGTGCTTCATCGCGCTGAGGAAACGATCGTCAAGGAGTTCTTCGCCAAATCGGTCGAGTAG
- a CDS encoding helix-turn-helix domain-containing protein yields MGPTGDQVEQALEVLDPDGRKVELLRQLADEPALTLSRHALRAMHDVDRSRISQLLVSEKNSLTELGLVAEFGPADDRTVELLEAGRQGLGTLDAQHGHQQELSEAVSDTGTSSTQCRVTPRTRGEGCDRGGEDSNPYRTAYLDRPSHAGAVGCGQAGDVTLVEAPFEDQTDGPDHTRYVSFDADREEAVVAVRASGPLQYVVSLATALASPRLVNRVLTASRLKSLEDPPAILRDARCIGALSDEALEDPQTLREAFIEWRTDLEDLTRKLAAGEYEDRDRFRGSIMRSAHGLAGSIIHLFSALGVDITRELQVPSGLETTALEELATSISISAAIQGKYGVFASYRQLFESREEKRRTALTPTVDADDPLGSLIGSLVVRGDDVHRLRPKLRQSLETPATVADDTPEFAIHVSLSTVDRTAYATTATRILQSKNLRWTRETVSLLHALTGSPYAAARALQQLATEDECRELRPGELRYALGTLEPEQLLTDHPPSVGRIVQTLLTAENRLSQTELAERADVSARTIRNYRDRLEALDLIRVDENGYRLALSFQTATERRDPVVPTVLEENQTLLDATNALLEAVLPPERYGDPDDPLGSVLFWPPDPSRLLDHPDVAPWVKLAAWLTGTERPDRKTSIAVGPPICQQSITGPTKTTG; encoded by the coding sequence GTGGGACCTACTGGGGACCAAGTTGAGCAAGCGCTCGAGGTACTGGATCCGGACGGCCGCAAGGTCGAACTCCTCCGGCAGCTCGCCGACGAACCCGCCCTGACGCTCTCGAGGCACGCGCTGCGGGCGATGCACGACGTCGATCGGAGTCGGATCTCGCAACTGCTGGTCTCCGAGAAGAACTCGCTCACCGAGCTCGGTCTGGTTGCGGAGTTCGGGCCGGCTGATGATCGAACCGTCGAGTTACTCGAGGCCGGCCGACAGGGTCTCGGGACGCTGGACGCCCAACACGGTCACCAGCAGGAACTTTCGGAGGCCGTGAGCGACACCGGAACGTCCTCCACACAGTGCCGTGTAACCCCGCGCACACGAGGGGAGGGGTGTGACCGCGGCGGTGAGGACAGCAACCCCTACCGGACGGCCTATCTCGACCGGCCAAGCCATGCCGGCGCCGTTGGCTGTGGCCAAGCCGGCGATGTCACCCTCGTTGAAGCGCCGTTCGAGGACCAAACAGACGGTCCTGATCACACTCGGTACGTCAGCTTCGACGCTGATCGCGAAGAGGCCGTAGTCGCGGTTCGGGCGAGTGGGCCCCTGCAGTACGTGGTAAGTCTTGCGACAGCGTTAGCCTCCCCGCGGTTGGTCAACCGAGTCCTCACTGCCAGCCGTCTCAAGTCTCTCGAGGATCCGCCGGCAATCCTGCGGGATGCTCGCTGTATCGGGGCGCTTTCCGACGAGGCTCTCGAGGATCCGCAGACACTTCGTGAGGCATTCATCGAGTGGAGGACCGACCTCGAGGATCTCACTAGGAAACTCGCAGCCGGCGAGTACGAGGATCGCGACCGCTTCCGAGGGTCAATTATGCGGTCTGCCCACGGGCTTGCTGGGTCGATCATACACCTGTTCAGTGCTCTCGGGGTCGACATTACTCGCGAACTCCAAGTGCCATCTGGACTCGAGACTACTGCACTCGAGGAACTCGCGACTTCGATCAGTATTTCAGCCGCAATTCAGGGGAAATACGGTGTCTTTGCCTCGTATCGACAACTGTTTGAGTCTCGCGAGGAAAAGCGTCGCACCGCACTCACACCGACTGTGGATGCAGATGATCCGCTCGGATCGCTCATCGGCTCACTCGTTGTCCGGGGTGACGATGTCCATCGACTCCGCCCCAAGCTCAGGCAATCGCTCGAGACGCCAGCAACAGTCGCTGACGACACTCCCGAGTTCGCGATCCATGTCTCCCTTTCAACTGTCGACCGGACGGCCTACGCAACAACCGCGACGCGAATTCTGCAGTCAAAGAATTTGCGATGGACTCGAGAGACCGTCTCTTTGCTTCACGCATTGACCGGCTCGCCGTACGCCGCTGCTCGAGCACTGCAGCAACTCGCTACAGAAGACGAGTGCCGAGAGCTCCGACCGGGTGAGCTCCGCTACGCCTTAGGAACGCTCGAGCCTGAGCAGCTGCTCACCGACCACCCACCATCAGTTGGCCGAATCGTTCAGACGCTTCTCACAGCCGAGAACCGCCTGTCACAGACCGAACTCGCCGAGCGAGCAGACGTGTCGGCACGGACGATTCGAAACTACCGCGATCGGCTCGAAGCGCTCGATCTCATCCGTGTCGACGAGAACGGGTATCGTCTTGCGTTGTCGTTCCAGACAGCTACTGAACGGCGCGATCCCGTTGTTCCGACCGTCCTCGAGGAGAACCAAACGCTCCTTGATGCAACCAACGCACTCCTTGAGGCGGTCCTCCCACCAGAGCGATACGGCGATCCAGACGATCCACTCGGTAGCGTACTGTTCTGGCCACCGGACCCGTCGCGACTACTTGACCACCCCGACGTCGCGCCGTGGGTCAAACTGGCCGCATGGCTGACCGGCACCGAGCGACCGGACCGCAAGACATCGATCGCTGTGGGACCACCAATCTGCCAACAGTCGATCACCGGGCCAACAAAGACAACAGGATGA
- a CDS encoding OsmC family protein has protein sequence MLIDPLRDLLEWPRRSEFVRVALRRIRGGGRHRDRTDAGRRFLGSLASCLSLSVRYQANKRDVSVGKIDVTVAGELEHGSVEHIEPTVRLETDANDETIDRTVTIGKRGCHVSQLLREDLELDLS, from the coding sequence ATCCTCATTGATCCGCTCAGGGATCTCCTTGAGTGGCCACGTCGAAGCGAGTTCGTTCGAGTAGCACTACGACGAATCCGAGGAGGCGGGCGGCACCGAGACCGGACCGACGCCGGTCGACGCTTTCTAGGCTCGCTCGCATCGTGTCTCTCCCTGAGCGTCCGCTACCAGGCGAACAAGCGCGACGTCTCCGTCGGGAAGATCGACGTTACGGTGGCGGGCGAACTCGAACACGGTTCCGTCGAGCACATTGAACCGACGGTCCGCCTCGAAACCGACGCCAACGACGAGACGATCGATCGCACCGTCACGATCGGCAAACGGGGCTGTCACGTCTCGCAACTGCTGCGTGAGGACCTCGAGTTGGACCTCTCCTAG
- a CDS encoding DUF7114 family protein: MEQADRCRRAAIEAVADVEPPRLHDFIESTLDGASMLPGAFALESAAAVAPDATAVSDETDEHGSAETDGIVTHAAGVQLIYEGLRLTRSLAHAEPWTDADRGDGGDLEILAADILVARGFYLLARTDAAGKAVRTVQAFGHDQTHRLDDRDKEGDVVDPASYDANLEHDVLELAVLAGAAAVDETPSPSLLETAEELAATAGTSFPPAEHYLVGADSAPTECSLEESTTDRATSATDS, from the coding sequence ATGGAACAGGCCGACAGATGTCGGCGGGCGGCCATCGAGGCTGTCGCGGACGTCGAACCACCGCGGTTGCACGACTTCATCGAATCGACGCTCGATGGCGCATCGATGCTTCCTGGTGCATTCGCGCTCGAGAGCGCCGCAGCGGTCGCACCGGATGCGACCGCCGTATCCGACGAGACAGACGAACACGGCTCCGCCGAAACCGACGGGATCGTCACGCACGCGGCCGGCGTCCAGCTCATCTACGAAGGACTCCGTCTGACGCGATCGCTGGCGCACGCCGAGCCGTGGACCGACGCCGACCGCGGCGACGGCGGCGACCTCGAGATCCTGGCCGCGGACATCCTCGTCGCCCGCGGCTTCTACCTGCTCGCTCGCACCGACGCCGCCGGGAAGGCGGTCCGGACGGTCCAGGCGTTCGGTCACGACCAGACTCACCGTCTCGACGACCGCGACAAGGAAGGTGACGTCGTCGACCCGGCGAGCTACGACGCGAACCTCGAGCACGACGTCCTCGAACTCGCCGTCCTCGCCGGCGCCGCCGCCGTCGACGAAACGCCGTCCCCGTCCCTCCTCGAGACCGCCGAAGAGCTCGCCGCGACCGCCGGAACGTCGTTCCCGCCGGCCGAGCACTATCTGGTCGGCGCCGATTCGGCGCCCACCGAGTGCTCGCTCGAGGAGTCTACGACCGACCGGGCGACGTCCGCGACGGATAGCTGA
- a CDS encoding amphi-Trp domain-containing protein gives MAQRTTADETLPREELAAYLEELAAEFRSGDEEIDVRVGNKTVSLTPSEGVRTSVEVVERSPALRGNRETITIELNWKS, from the coding sequence ATGGCACAACGGACGACGGCCGACGAGACGCTCCCGCGAGAGGAACTCGCGGCCTACCTCGAGGAGCTCGCGGCAGAGTTCAGAAGCGGCGACGAGGAGATCGACGTCAGGGTCGGCAACAAGACCGTCTCGCTCACCCCATCCGAGGGGGTCCGGACGTCGGTCGAGGTGGTCGAACGTTCTCCGGCCCTCCGGGGGAACCGCGAGACGATCACCATCGAACTAAACTGGAAGTCCTAG
- a CDS encoding TATA-box-binding protein, with protein sequence MVTIQIFRDPATEQSAQYAAKQSSLNSYRGNHSMTSSYDPDQFPRVVSRTEDPKAASLIFRLGKIVCTGASSVDDLTTALELTFEKLRVLGLDVPEEPDITVRNIVTSGNLGTRLNLNAIAIGFGLEAVEYEPEQFPGLVYRPDKLDVVVLLFGSGKLVITGGSQPSDAEDAITVV encoded by the coding sequence CTGGTTACCATTCAGATCTTCAGAGATCCGGCAACGGAACAGTCTGCCCAGTATGCGGCCAAACAATCGTCATTGAATAGCTATCGTGGAAATCATTCTATGACATCCTCATACGACCCAGACCAGTTCCCGAGGGTAGTCTCGCGAACGGAGGATCCGAAGGCCGCATCGTTGATATTCCGATTAGGGAAGATCGTGTGTACCGGTGCCTCATCGGTCGACGACTTGACGACAGCACTCGAATTGACGTTCGAAAAGTTGCGTGTCCTCGGACTCGATGTTCCTGAGGAGCCAGACATAACGGTCCGGAATATCGTGACGAGCGGCAATCTGGGGACTCGCCTTAATCTCAACGCAATCGCAATCGGATTCGGGTTAGAAGCCGTCGAGTACGAACCCGAACAATTTCCCGGATTGGTCTATCGCCCCGATAAACTGGATGTCGTCGTCTTGTTGTTCGGGAGCGGAAAACTCGTTATCACCGGGGGAAGTCAGCCGAGTGACGCTGAAGACGCCATTACCGTGGTTTAG
- a CDS encoding NAD+ synthase — MIDPRFSEAELDERRDHSTNFIRKQVDAAGVDGAVLGLSGGIDSTLVAHLAVDALGAENVHGLVLPARVSGDENMSDAERVAQDLEITHDVIEIEPIVDSLLGTYPEAEGDHEAVGNARARVRAVLNYLVANHEGRLVLGTGNRSEAAVGYFTKYGDGAVDCHPIGNLYKAQVRQLARHVGVPEDLVTKTPTAELWADQTDEEEMGISYETLDSILVSHVDGPLSADATARELDLEPETVEKVRGMYERSAHKRRAPPAPEPLD; from the coding sequence ATGATCGACCCTCGGTTTTCGGAAGCGGAACTGGACGAACGACGCGACCACAGCACGAATTTTATTCGAAAGCAGGTCGACGCGGCGGGCGTCGACGGCGCCGTGCTCGGCCTCTCCGGCGGGATCGACAGTACCCTCGTCGCCCACCTCGCCGTCGACGCGCTGGGCGCCGAGAACGTCCACGGACTCGTCCTGCCCGCACGCGTCAGCGGCGACGAGAACATGAGCGACGCCGAGCGCGTCGCCCAGGACCTCGAGATCACCCACGACGTGATCGAGATCGAGCCGATCGTCGACTCGCTGCTCGGCACCTACCCCGAGGCGGAGGGCGACCACGAGGCGGTCGGCAACGCTCGAGCGCGCGTCCGGGCCGTGCTGAACTACCTGGTGGCGAACCACGAGGGGCGTCTCGTGCTCGGGACCGGCAACCGAAGCGAGGCCGCCGTCGGCTACTTCACCAAGTACGGCGACGGAGCGGTCGACTGTCACCCGATCGGCAACCTCTACAAGGCGCAGGTGCGCCAGCTCGCCCGTCACGTGGGCGTTCCGGAGGACCTCGTGACCAAGACTCCGACCGCGGAGCTGTGGGCCGACCAGACCGACGAGGAGGAGATGGGGATCAGCTACGAGACGCTCGACTCGATCCTCGTCAGCCACGTCGACGGCCCGCTGTCGGCCGACGCGACGGCTCGAGAGCTCGACCTCGAGCCGGAAACGGTCGAGAAGGTTCGCGGGATGTACGAGCGCAGCGCGCACAAGCGCCGGGCGCCGCCGGCTCCTGAGCCGCTCGACTGA
- a CDS encoding enoyl-CoA hydratase/isomerase family protein — protein MIDIDGGGSVRIVTIERPARRNALTVDALESLEAAVAESEAPVIALRGAGPAFCAGADLETVADLDRDGAEEFARLGQRVARTIEESSAVVVAEIDGPARGGGLELALACDVRVGTPDSTYGEPGVTFGLFGAWGGTVRLPRIVGEGDALEFACSGRVVDAEEALRMGLISRLEDDPRTVTEEIAPNAADALPVLKRRLRDDRDRETQERLEADAFGDLIVSHAADLDAVLD, from the coding sequence ATGATCGACATCGACGGCGGCGGATCGGTCCGGATCGTGACGATCGAACGGCCTGCGCGGCGAAACGCGCTGACGGTCGACGCGCTCGAGTCCCTCGAGGCGGCGGTCGCCGAGTCCGAGGCGCCGGTGATCGCCCTTCGCGGGGCGGGTCCGGCGTTCTGTGCGGGTGCCGACCTCGAGACCGTCGCCGACCTCGACCGGGACGGCGCCGAGGAGTTCGCCCGACTGGGACAACGCGTCGCGCGCACGATCGAAGAGAGTTCGGCCGTCGTCGTCGCCGAGATCGACGGCCCGGCGCGGGGCGGCGGGCTCGAACTCGCGCTCGCCTGCGACGTCCGCGTCGGCACGCCCGACTCGACCTACGGCGAGCCCGGGGTCACCTTCGGGCTGTTCGGCGCCTGGGGCGGCACCGTTCGACTTCCCCGGATCGTCGGCGAGGGCGACGCGCTCGAATTCGCGTGCTCGGGGCGGGTCGTCGACGCCGAAGAGGCGCTGCGGATGGGACTGATCTCGCGACTCGAGGACGACCCGCGGACGGTGACGGAGGAGATCGCCCCGAACGCGGCCGACGCGTTGCCCGTCCTGAAACGCCGACTTCGGGACGACCGCGACCGAGAGACCCAGGAGCGACTCGAGGCCGACGCCTTCGGCGACCTGATCGTCTCGCACGCCGCGGATCTCGACGCGGTTCTCGACTAG
- a CDS encoding site-specific integrase, protein MTADGKQGRRTVLLIPSVPYVRDWLDEHPAPDDRDAPLWSKLNTPEEISYRMLTKMFKKPAERAEVDKPVTLTNFRKSSASYHASKGLSQAYVENRYGWVTGSDAASRYIKVFAEDADRELARMHGLEVEESETEHIGPVECPRCGYHEKREAHFCSRCGQAMRAEAAADVRDIEDDVKLDYAETESGDDQQDKLDTLDEQLDDPEVKSALLERMDAD, encoded by the coding sequence GTGACCGCAGACGGCAAGCAGGGACGTCGGACCGTGCTATTGATCCCGAGTGTGCCTTACGTACGGGATTGGCTCGATGAGCACCCGGCACCTGACGACCGGGACGCACCGCTTTGGTCGAAACTCAACACGCCCGAGGAAATTAGCTATCGGATGCTTACCAAGATGTTCAAGAAGCCGGCCGAACGCGCCGAGGTAGACAAACCGGTGACGCTGACGAATTTCCGCAAATCGAGCGCGAGCTACCACGCAAGCAAGGGGTTGAGTCAGGCGTATGTCGAAAACCGTTACGGGTGGGTGACCGGCTCAGACGCCGCCAGCCGTTATATCAAGGTTTTTGCGGAAGACGCCGACCGCGAACTGGCCAGGATGCACGGACTCGAGGTCGAGGAAAGTGAGACCGAACACATCGGTCCGGTTGAATGCCCCCGGTGCGGGTATCATGAGAAGCGTGAGGCACATTTCTGCTCCCGGTGTGGTCAGGCCATGCGCGCAGAGGCAGCTGCAGACGTGCGCGATATAGAGGATGACGTGAAGCTGGATTACGCTGAAACTGAGTCGGGCGACGACCAGCAGGACAAGCTCGATACGCTGGATGAGCAGCTGGATGACCCCGAGGTGAAGTCGGCGCTCCTCGAGCGGATGGACGCTGACTGA
- a CDS encoding NAD(+)/NADH kinase, with the protein MDVAVGIVAQRDNERAQDLAATLVDTLEREDDAVAAVVDEETSTAIDRNHAPVAAMADRDLVVSIGGDGTLLFVAREVGGAPILGVNLGEVGFLNAVAPDDAVDVVTDLVATLRETGDADGRELARLGASGDGWTLEPALNEIVVHGSRRGRGGGVTVEIRVDGEYYAESRADGVLVATPTGSTAYNLSEGGPLVHPAADALVVTQMAAMDSMPPLVADPDAEITLTVSEAETAYAISDGRNRQEIDPPATVDVSVADDPVTLVGPQANFFDGLEKLE; encoded by the coding sequence ATGGACGTCGCCGTCGGAATCGTCGCGCAACGCGACAACGAGCGGGCACAGGACCTCGCCGCGACGCTGGTCGACACACTCGAGCGGGAGGACGACGCCGTCGCGGCCGTCGTCGACGAGGAGACCAGCACGGCGATCGACAGGAATCACGCGCCGGTCGCGGCGATGGCCGACCGCGACCTCGTCGTGAGCATCGGCGGCGACGGCACGCTCCTGTTCGTCGCTCGCGAGGTCGGCGGCGCCCCGATCCTCGGCGTCAACCTCGGCGAAGTCGGCTTTCTCAACGCCGTCGCGCCGGACGACGCCGTCGACGTCGTCACGGACCTCGTCGCGACGCTCCGGGAAACGGGCGACGCCGACGGCCGCGAACTCGCGCGACTCGGGGCGAGCGGCGACGGGTGGACGCTCGAGCCGGCGCTCAACGAGATCGTCGTCCACGGCTCGCGACGGGGCCGCGGCGGCGGCGTGACCGTCGAGATCCGCGTCGACGGCGAGTACTACGCGGAGAGCCGCGCCGACGGCGTCCTCGTCGCGACGCCAACCGGATCGACCGCGTACAACCTGAGCGAGGGCGGGCCGCTCGTCCACCCCGCGGCGGACGCGCTGGTCGTGACGCAGATGGCCGCGATGGACTCGATGCCGCCGCTGGTCGCGGATCCAGACGCCGAGATCACGCTCACGGTCTCCGAAGCCGAAACCGCCTACGCGATCAGCGACGGTCGCAACCGGCAGGAGATCGACCCGCCGGCGACCGTCGACGTCTCGGTCGCGGACGACCCCGTCACCCTCGTCGGCCCGCAGGCGAACTTCTTCGACGGACTCGAGAAACTCGAGTGA
- a CDS encoding cupin domain-containing protein: MEHVRIDDVEVPATNSPADVVRPISRALGTTDLAMNYFELAPGESFGYAYHRHNDQEEVFYLQTGTATFETESGEIEVDSGEAIRFAPGEFQLGRNQSDERVAALALGAPRDTEDIEYLLDCSECGERTVHTSAVAEEGDEIVIHCSECGTETRQPLTT, translated from the coding sequence ATGGAACACGTCCGAATCGACGATGTCGAGGTCCCGGCGACGAACAGCCCCGCAGACGTCGTCCGTCCGATCTCCCGGGCACTGGGGACGACCGATCTCGCGATGAACTACTTCGAACTCGCACCCGGCGAGAGCTTCGGCTACGCGTACCACCGCCACAACGATCAGGAGGAGGTGTTCTACCTCCAGACGGGTACAGCGACGTTCGAGACGGAGTCCGGAGAAATCGAAGTCGACTCCGGTGAGGCAATCAGGTTCGCACCCGGGGAATTCCAACTCGGACGCAATCAGTCGGACGAGCGCGTGGCGGCACTCGCCCTTGGCGCACCGCGCGACACCGAGGACATCGAGTATCTCCTCGACTGCTCGGAGTGCGGTGAGCGTACCGTCCACACGTCCGCGGTCGCTGAAGAGGGGGATGAGATCGTTATCCACTGTTCGGAGTGTGGGACAGAGACACGTCAACCGCTCACCACATGA
- a CDS encoding TRAM domain-containing protein — protein MEITNWELTDGDLHLSEVYCVAQLASGSTSSSQETSREEPERRGREPPIATGDRRSVDIEDIGKRGDGIARVERGHVVIVPETEIGDRVTIEIKNVQETLAFGEVIEHVEPTVHE, from the coding sequence ATCGAAATTACGAATTGGGAGCTCACGGATGGTGATCTCCACCTGAGCGAGGTCTATTGCGTCGCACAGCTTGCATCTGGCTCTACGTCGTCGTCACAGGAGACGTCGAGAGAGGAACCAGAACGACGTGGCCGTGAGCCACCGATTGCAACGGGCGATCGTCGATCCGTTGACATCGAAGACATTGGCAAGCGAGGAGACGGTATTGCTCGTGTTGAACGGGGGCACGTGGTCATCGTCCCTGAGACCGAAATCGGCGATCGGGTCACGATCGAAATCAAGAATGTGCAGGAGACGCTCGCGTTCGGAGAGGTTATCGAACACGTTGAGCCCACCGTGCATGAGTAA